The genomic segment CGGGCAGGGTATTCAGGTGGCCGTGGTGGGCTTGGATGCGGCAGTGAGATCCTATAGAGTTATTCCCTGGCAGCGGAACGGTGGTTCCGTACTGCTCCAGGATGTCATTGACGCGCTCCGGGGGGTGATCGCCCAGGATGGGTTAACAGAGGAAGAGCTTTTGGGGATTGGTCTGAGCATTCCCGGCCTATTTGACTACACCAATCAGGAGATTATTGTCTCCTTTGCCCTAGGCTGGGAACGGGTGCCCTTGGCCAAGTTCTTGCAGCAGGAACTGAATGTCCCGGTGGTGGCGGAACGGGACTGTTTGGCGGGGCTCTTCGGTGAGTTGTGGTTTGGCGATTGGCACAGTGTGGACGATGCCATGTACGTAGTAGTGGGCGAAGGAATCGGTGCCGGATTGTGGCTGAGTGGCCAACCCTTCCGGGGCTCCGGATGGATGGCGGGAGAATTGGGGCACGTGTCCGTGGACGATGATGGGGTTCCCTGTCAGTGTGGGCAGCGGGGTTGCTTAGAGGTGATGGCCAGCCTGGGGGTGATGGCTCGGCAATGGTGGTCCGCTGGAGCCCTTTCTGAGGATTTCATTGAGCGTTACGTGAAGGCCCTGAAGGACCGTGATGAAAGGGCCTGGCAGGTACTGCGGGAAGGGACCCGACACATTGGCAAAGCCCTGGGCCAAGCGATCAATCTGTTGGATCCGGAGATGATCTTCGTTGCGGGCAGACTGGATCCTGTGAGTGAGGAGTTCATTGATGTCTTGGGGGCGGCTACTTTGCCCCATGTGATGAAACACAACGTGCGGGAAGTGAGGATTGTCCCGGCCAGTTTTGGCCCGTATCACTCGGTGATGGGCGCCGCTGCGGCATTCCTCTGGGAATCATTTAACCACCTATAAGGAGGCGACGGCTCAATGAAAAAGAGTATCAGCTACTGGATGTTTCCCGGCAACTGGAGCTTAGAGCAGATTGTAAAGACTACTAAGGATGCAGGATATGACGCCATCGAGCTTTCCTACGACGAGACCGGTCCATTATCCTTGTCTGGTACCAAGGAAGAAGTTTTGAAAGTGAAGGAGACGGTGGAGCAGGCGGGGCTGGAAATTGCGGCCTTGGCCACCGGATTGTTCTGGACCTATTCCCTGACCGCCGATGATCCCGATACCCGGCAGAAGGCCAAGGAGATCGTCAAGGGAATGTTGCAGACGGCTAAGTGGCTGGGTACCGATGCCATTTTGGTGGTGCCCGGCGCGGTAGATGTGTTCTTCAATCCCAACAGTGATGTGGTACCCTATGACGTGGCCTGGGAGCGGAGCATGGCCGCCTTGAAGGAATTAGCCCCGGTGGCCGAAGAACTGCAAGTGACTATCGGGATTGAGAACGTCTGGAACAAGTTCTTGCTCAGTCCCCTGGAGATGGCCCGGTTTATCGATGAGATCAACAGCCCCTATGTAGGTGCCTACTTTGACGTGGGTAATGTGCTGTTTGCGGGGTATCCCCAGGACTGGATTCGGATCCTGGGCGAACGGATCAAGCGAGTTCACATCAAAGATTTCCGGAAGTCTGTGGGGACTGTGGATGGCTTCGTTGCCCTGTTAGAGGGTGATGTGCCATGGCCGGAGGTAATAAAGGCTTTGCGGGAGATCAGCTATGACGGTTACGTCACCGCTGAGATCTTGCCACCTTATAAATACGATGGGGCACAGCTGGCCTATGACACCTGTGCTGCCATGGAGAAAATCTTTAAACTATAGGGAGGAAATCAAATGTTGAAAGTAGGTATTCTAGGTGCAGGTATGATCGCATCGGTTCATGCTGCCGGGTACAAGAATCTAAAGGACAAGGCCCAAGTGGTGGCCGTGGCTGATGTGGTACCTGAAAAGGCCGAGAAGCTTGCCAAGGACTTTGGCGCGAAGGTATACAAAGACGGGATGACCTTGATTAAGGAAGCCGATGTGGACGTTATCGACATCTGTTTGCCCACCTTCCTGCATGCGGAACATGCGGTGGCTGCCTGTGAGCAGGGTCGCCATGTCCTTTGTGAGAAGCCCATGGCTTTGACCTTGGAAGAGGCTGATGCCATGATTGCAGCTGCAGAGAAGGCCAACGTGAAGTTGATGATAGCCCAGTGCCTGCGGTTTTGGCCTGAGTATGCCCTGATGTATGAGTTAATCCAGGAGGGGAGCCTGGGACGGCCGCTCTTTGCCACAGGTTGTCGCTTCTCCCAGACCCCTTCGTATAGCTGGAACCACTGGCTACTGGATCCCAAGCTCAGTGGTAGTGCTGCCTTGGATCTACACATCCACGACGTGGACTATCTGACCTGGTTGTTTGGGGATCCCCAGCAGGTCTCGGCCGTAGGTGTGGTGGATGAGCGGGGCGGTGTGGCCATGGTGGACACCTCCGTCACTTACAAAAACGGCGGGCGGGTGTCGGTAGGTGGTGGCTGGTTGATGCCCACGGATTATCCCTTTACCACCGAGATGACTATCTATTGTGAGAAGGGGTGTCTGGAGTTCTCCTCCCGGGCCGGGGTGAACATCGAGGCACGGGATAAAGTGGCCCGGGGGATCAAGGTGTATCGGCCCGGTCAGCCGGTGGAGGTTATTCCGGTGGAGGGCAAAGACGCTTACCAAACGGAGATCGAATACTTCCTCGACTGTGTAGCCCAGGATCGCCCGGTGGACAAGATGCCCCCGCAGGAGGCCCGGCGTAGCCTGTCAGTAGGCCTTGCCGCCATCGAGTCGGCGAAAACCGGAAAACCGGTCCAAATGTAACGGGAGCTATAAGGTACAATCGGCTTGACAAAGGAGGCGGTAGGCTTGAAGATTGGAGTAATCGTTGACTCCTTTCGGTTGGGGATCCGCGAAGGATTGAAGAAGGCAAAAGAGGTCGGGGCCCACGGTGTGCAGATGTATGCCGTGTCCGGCGAGATGGCGCCGGAGAACCTGTCGACCCAGGCGAGGAAAGACTTACGGAACTATATCGCAGACTTGGGATTAGAGATCTCTGCCATCTGCGGCGATTTGGGTGGCCACGGTTTTACCCGGGCCGAGGATAATCCCCGGAAGATCCAGCGATCCAAGGAGATTATGGATCTAGCGGTAGAGCTGGGGACTAACGTGGTGACCACCCATGTGGGCGTGATTCCCGCCGATGAACAGGATCCCACCTGGCAGCTCCTCCACGCGGCCTGTTCAGAACTAGCGGAGTATGCCAACAGCATCGGAGCCCATTTTGCCATCGAAACAGGGCCCGAAAAGGCGACCACGCTGAAGAAGTTCCTGGATTCCATCCCCGGCAAAGGGATTGCGGTGAATATGGATCCGGCTAACCTGGTGATGGTCACCGGCGATGATCCGGTGCAGGCGGTGTACACCCTTAAGGATTACATTGTGCACACCCATGCCAAAGATGGTATCATGCGGAAACAGACCGACCCAAAGGTGATCTATGACTATTTCGCAGAGGGTGGCATCGAAGACCTGCGACTGGAGGACTACTTCCTAGAAACGCCCCTCGGTGAGGGTCAGGTGGACTTTCCTGCTTACCTGAAAGCTTTACGGGAGATTGGTTTTGACGGATACCTCACCATCGAGCGGGAAGTGGGGGCAAACCCGGAAGTGGATATTCGGAAGGCCGTAACCTTCCTCCAGGAGCTTTTGAAAGCCTGAATCCCAGTGAGTTGTTACCCACTACCCCTGGAAGCAGGATGATACACGTAAAGGGAGGCGCGGAGTGGTGTTCCGCGGTTCCCTTTTATACAAGATTTCGCAGAAAAAGGGCACCCCTTGGTGCCCTTTTTCCTATACCTGGTGAGTGAAGGGGGAGGGGAATTAGGCAAAGCCTAGTAGACTACCAACTTGATAGACCACTACCGCCAGAAGCCAGCCCAAAAACAGGGTGTACCCCACGGCGAAGAAGGTCCACTTGCGGGAGTTAGTCTCCTGTCGAATGGCACCAATGGTGGCCACACAGGGGATGTAGATCAAGGACATCACCAAGAAGGCGTAAGCCGACAGGGGAGTCCACTGGGCTTGCAACGCTGCTGCCAGTCCTGCTTCGCCTGCTCCGTAGAGGACAGCTAAAGTACCAAGAATCAGTTCTTTCGCTAGGGCACCGAAAATTAGGGCGGTGCTTGCTTGCCAGGTACCAAAGCCTGCGGGTTTGAAAATCGGGGCGAAGAAGCCGCCGATACGGGCGATCAGGGAATCGGGGCTACCGGGCTCGATGTTGGGCGGCAAATTGGACAACACCCACACCACGATGATCGATATAAAAATAACGGTTCCCGCTCGCTCCAAGAAGTGTTTGGCCCGTTCCCAGGTCTGAATGAGAATGTCCTTGAGCCGGGGGAGCCTGTACGGTGGCAGTTCGATCACGAAGGTTGACGTGGAATCGGACTTAATGAACAGGCTGAAGATTTTT from the Bacillota bacterium genome contains:
- a CDS encoding sugar phosphate isomerase/epimerase, encoding MKIGVIVDSFRLGIREGLKKAKEVGAHGVQMYAVSGEMAPENLSTQARKDLRNYIADLGLEISAICGDLGGHGFTRAEDNPRKIQRSKEIMDLAVELGTNVVTTHVGVIPADEQDPTWQLLHAACSELAEYANSIGAHFAIETGPEKATTLKKFLDSIPGKGIAVNMDPANLVMVTGDDPVQAVYTLKDYIVHTHAKDGIMRKQTDPKVIYDYFAEGGIEDLRLEDYFLETPLGEGQVDFPAYLKALREIGFDGYLTIEREVGANPEVDIRKAVTFLQELLKA
- a CDS encoding sugar phosphate isomerase/epimerase; this encodes MKKSISYWMFPGNWSLEQIVKTTKDAGYDAIELSYDETGPLSLSGTKEEVLKVKETVEQAGLEIAALATGLFWTYSLTADDPDTRQKAKEIVKGMLQTAKWLGTDAILVVPGAVDVFFNPNSDVVPYDVAWERSMAALKELAPVAEELQVTIGIENVWNKFLLSPLEMARFIDEINSPYVGAYFDVGNVLFAGYPQDWIRILGERIKRVHIKDFRKSVGTVDGFVALLEGDVPWPEVIKALREISYDGYVTAEILPPYKYDGAQLAYDTCAAMEKIFKL
- a CDS encoding Gfo/Idh/MocA family oxidoreductase; amino-acid sequence: MLKVGILGAGMIASVHAAGYKNLKDKAQVVAVADVVPEKAEKLAKDFGAKVYKDGMTLIKEADVDVIDICLPTFLHAEHAVAACEQGRHVLCEKPMALTLEEADAMIAAAEKANVKLMIAQCLRFWPEYALMYELIQEGSLGRPLFATGCRFSQTPSYSWNHWLLDPKLSGSAALDLHIHDVDYLTWLFGDPQQVSAVGVVDERGGVAMVDTSVTYKNGGRVSVGGGWLMPTDYPFTTEMTIYCEKGCLEFSSRAGVNIEARDKVARGIKVYRPGQPVEVIPVEGKDAYQTEIEYFLDCVAQDRPVDKMPPQEARRSLSVGLAAIESAKTGKPVQM
- a CDS encoding ROK family transcriptional regulator, which codes for MQRLVDIQRAKGRGQRTESVGSYNRKLIMEEIRRYGPLTRPDLAKRTGLTRAAVGKIVNDLYELGLVTEEGFEVSSGGRRPVLLQVRKDRYVVGAHLDGQGIQVAVVGLDAAVRSYRVIPWQRNGGSVLLQDVIDALRGVIAQDGLTEEELLGIGLSIPGLFDYTNQEIIVSFALGWERVPLAKFLQQELNVPVVAERDCLAGLFGELWFGDWHSVDDAMYVVVGEGIGAGLWLSGQPFRGSGWMAGELGHVSVDDDGVPCQCGQRGCLEVMASLGVMARQWWSAGALSEDFIERYVKALKDRDERAWQVLREGTRHIGKALGQAINLLDPEMIFVAGRLDPVSEEFIDVLGAATLPHVMKHNVREVRIVPASFGPYHSVMGAAAAFLWESFNHL